A single genomic interval of Lathyrus oleraceus cultivar Zhongwan6 chromosome 7, CAAS_Psat_ZW6_1.0, whole genome shotgun sequence harbors:
- the LOC127107014 gene encoding uncharacterized protein LOC127107014: MSSHSKFFSSLKQVEKRIKLENKSTETTESQVQESNVLSTLGSPLFLQPSWRETCPTQESSEPPQEFLSVSQGFSLTHQNPTQTTPSDDITVANEALEDVDEIEELMMLLGISEEQRGGFDFEGDDGDCDSCHCEGGFHSKIVGVEGPKCKKEVLRLDGWIKHFLNGDDGVEKKEPLRLAHLLLGKAAFVSEGGFGSLEFPSTIQEFLHTDPPSN; the protein is encoded by the exons ATGTCTTCGCATTCCAAATTCTTCTCGTCGTTGAAACAG GTTGAGAAAAGGATAAAATTAGAGAACAAATCAACAGAAACAACAGAATCACAAGTACAAGAAAGCAATGTTTTATCAACATTGGGTTCACCTTTGTTTCTCCAACCTAGTTGGAGAGAAACATGTCCAACCCAAGAAAGCAGTGAACCTCCTCAGGAATTCCTCTCAGTTTCTCAAGGATTCTCACTGACCCATCAAAACCCTACTCAAACTACTCCTTCCGATGACATCACAGTTGCAAATGAAGCTCTAGAAGATGTTGATGAAATTGAAGAGTTAATGATGCTACTAGGAATTTCAGAGGAACAAAGGGGTGGTTTTGATTTTGAGGGTGATGATGGTGATTGTGATTCTTGTCATTGTGAAGGTGGGTTTCATTCAAAGATTGTTGGTGTAGAAGGGCCAAAGTGTAAGAAAGAGGTGTTGAGGTTAGATGGGTGGATTAAGCATTTTCTGAATGGTGATGATGGGGTGGAGAAGAAAGAGCCTTTGAGATTGGCACATTTGCTTTTAGGAAAAGCTGCTTTTGTTTCTGAGGGTGGTTTTGGAAGTTTGGAGTTTCCTTCAACTATTCAAGAGTTTCTTCATACTGATCCTCCCAGTAATTGA